The following coding sequences lie in one Miscanthus floridulus cultivar M001 chromosome 9, ASM1932011v1, whole genome shotgun sequence genomic window:
- the LOC136480544 gene encoding uncharacterized protein has product MGDDLKASLEALATSVALMQKSIEANAKAIADLSITGSSMSGARPGFGGEHHQDRPPKHWRPEFPHYDGKSDPLIFLNRCESFFLQQRIIPEERVWMASYNLQDGAQLWYMQLQTDEGTPSWPHFKELLNLRFGPPLRSAPLFELASCRRTTTVEEYQDRFQALLPRAGHLDKTQRV; this is encoded by the coding sequence ATGGGGGATGATCTCAAGGCCTCACTTGAGGCGCTCGCCACGTCAGTCGCCCTGATGCAGAAGTCGATCGAGGCTAACGCTAAGGCGATCGCCGACCTTTCCATCACTGGCTCATCCATGTCTGGTGCACGTCCAGGGTTCGGGGGCGAACACCATCAAGATCGGCCGCCCAAGCACTGGCGGCCCGAGTTTCCGCACTACGACGGCAAGAGCGACCCATTGATCTTCCTCAACCGGTGCGAGTCGTTCTTCCTACAGCAGCGGATCATACCGGAAGAACGGGTCTGGATGGCGTCTTACAACCTTCAAGACGGAGCGCAGCTCTGGTACATGCAGCTCCAAACTGACGAGGGCACCCCATCGTGGCCGCATTTCAAGGAGCTCCTGAATCTGCGTTTCGGCCCCCCCCTCCGATCGGCTCCTCTGTTCGAGCTGGCGTCTTGCCGCCGGACAACGACGGTGGAAGAATATCAAGACCGCTTCCAGGCTCTCCTCCCACGCGCGGGTCACCTCGACAAAACCCAGCGCGTCTAG